A window from Puniceicoccus vermicola encodes these proteins:
- a CDS encoding 3'(2'),5'-bisphosphate nucleotidase CysQ family protein, protein MRLSSQQLSELANLACEAAEGAGALIAGYDVGDFTVQQKAGGDSLASQVVTEVDEKSQAFILDRLESSFRRYDLALLAEEEADDGSRLEKDYFWCIDPLDGTLPFTRGLPGYAVAIALVSRAGEAVIGVVYDPVEKCLYRSVQGQGMTINGDRFRVDPIANRGDQPLNIYCDCGLADFPEKEARFQEWDRLARALGYSGAHCIISGGAVMNACAVLQNPPAVYFKKPKAQAGGGSIWDFAATACLFREAGAVATDFAGEPLLLNSPDSTFMNHCGVWFGTDAKSPS, encoded by the coding sequence ATGAGGTTGAGCTCTCAACAACTCTCAGAGTTAGCCAATCTTGCCTGTGAAGCTGCGGAAGGGGCGGGTGCCTTGATCGCTGGCTATGATGTGGGGGATTTTACCGTACAGCAAAAAGCTGGCGGCGACAGTCTCGCATCCCAGGTCGTGACCGAGGTCGACGAGAAGAGTCAGGCATTCATTCTGGATCGCTTGGAGTCGAGTTTTCGCCGCTATGATCTCGCTCTTTTGGCTGAGGAGGAGGCGGACGATGGCAGTCGACTGGAAAAGGACTACTTCTGGTGTATTGATCCCCTGGACGGCACCTTACCTTTCACTCGTGGGCTTCCCGGATATGCGGTCGCGATCGCCTTGGTGAGCCGGGCGGGGGAGGCCGTTATCGGTGTAGTCTATGATCCGGTCGAGAAATGTCTCTACCGTTCCGTTCAGGGACAGGGAATGACGATCAACGGGGATCGCTTTCGAGTCGATCCGATCGCCAACCGGGGTGACCAGCCGTTGAATATCTATTGCGACTGCGGACTTGCCGATTTCCCGGAAAAAGAAGCCCGCTTTCAGGAATGGGACCGTTTGGCTCGTGCGCTCGGCTACTCGGGAGCCCACTGTATCATCAGTGGTGGTGCGGTAATGAACGCATGTGCCGTCTTACAAAATCCTCCTGCGGTGTACTTCAAAAAGCCTAAAGCGCAGGCGGGTGGGGGCTCAATCTGGGATTTTGCGGCGACGGCCTGCTTGTTTCGTGAGGCTGGTGCCGTGGCTACGGATTTCGCCGGGGAGCCTTTACTCCTGAACTCGCCAGATTCAACTTTTATGAATCATTGTGGCGTCTGGTTTGGAACGGACGCGAAATCGCCGAGTTAA
- a CDS encoding FdhF/YdeP family oxidoreductase translates to MQPDAEPPRKLLNLERGAPKEKAVGRKAVTNSLKHLHGQAGTKRSAQALYRLNQKGGFDCPSCAWPDPDDERSRFEFCENGAKAVATETTRKRIGAEFFEKYSVTELAEQSDYWLNDVGRLTTPMVLEKEASHYRPISWDDAFSLIAEELQSLDSPDEAAFYTSGRASNEAAFLYQLFARQFGTNNLPDCSNMCHESSGSALTETIGVGKGTVTLEDIEKTDCLMIFGQNPGTNHPRMLSSLEKTVQNGGKIISVNPLFETGLKAFSHPQKLSGILGKATPLASQHLPVRLNGDLALLKGMLKCILENEATSPGGVIDQKFIAEHTCGYEAMVDDLEKVSWSTIVEQSGLSEEEIRRATRTFTESEEAITCWAMGLTQHRNSVATIREVVNLHLITGKIGRPRSGLCPVRGHSNVQGDRTMGIWEKMPESFLQTLENVFDFQAPREHGYDTVDAIRAMHAGQVQVFFGLGGNFLSASPDTHYTAAALRKCRLTVQVSTKLNRGHLVTGDRALILPCLGRTETDLQASGPQFVTTENSMGVIQSSEGRLEPASPDLLSEPAIICRLARATLGERSTTPWESFEENYDRIREKIEAVVPGFEDFNQRARRKGGFYLPNGVKERVFETDSGKAEFSINPLSPIQLEEGQLLLQTFRSHDQFNTTIYGNNDRYRGIQNERRIIFMNREDMKERNLVAEQPVNITSHFQGVERTAELFLVIPYDTPKGCAAAYYPEANVLVPVESAAETSQTPTSKSIVITVAAHR, encoded by the coding sequence ATGCAACCCGACGCCGAACCGCCTCGCAAACTCCTGAACCTCGAACGTGGTGCTCCCAAAGAGAAAGCGGTTGGCCGGAAGGCAGTTACGAACTCCCTCAAACATCTTCATGGACAGGCTGGCACGAAGCGGAGTGCCCAAGCCCTCTACCGACTGAACCAGAAAGGCGGTTTCGACTGCCCGAGCTGCGCCTGGCCCGATCCGGACGACGAGCGCTCACGATTTGAGTTCTGCGAGAATGGGGCGAAGGCGGTGGCCACCGAAACCACCCGCAAGCGCATCGGGGCCGAGTTTTTCGAAAAATACTCCGTAACCGAACTCGCGGAACAGTCGGATTACTGGCTCAACGATGTTGGCCGGCTGACCACTCCCATGGTTCTCGAGAAGGAGGCCAGCCACTACCGCCCGATCTCATGGGACGATGCCTTCTCCCTCATTGCCGAAGAGCTCCAGTCACTGGATAGCCCCGATGAAGCGGCCTTCTATACCTCCGGGAGAGCCAGCAACGAGGCCGCATTCCTTTATCAGCTCTTCGCCCGCCAGTTCGGCACCAATAACCTACCGGACTGCTCCAACATGTGCCATGAGTCCAGCGGTAGCGCCCTGACCGAGACGATTGGCGTCGGAAAAGGCACCGTGACTCTGGAGGATATCGAAAAGACCGACTGCCTCATGATCTTCGGTCAAAATCCGGGAACGAACCACCCGCGGATGCTCTCCTCCCTGGAAAAGACGGTTCAGAACGGCGGTAAAATCATCTCCGTAAACCCTCTTTTCGAGACCGGACTCAAGGCCTTCTCCCACCCCCAAAAACTTTCCGGCATTCTCGGCAAAGCCACCCCTCTGGCCTCACAGCATTTGCCTGTGAGACTCAACGGGGACCTCGCGCTGCTGAAAGGCATGCTCAAGTGCATCCTCGAAAACGAAGCTACTTCCCCCGGAGGCGTCATCGACCAGAAGTTCATCGCCGAACACACCTGTGGATACGAAGCGATGGTCGACGATCTGGAAAAGGTCTCTTGGTCCACGATCGTCGAACAATCCGGCCTCAGCGAAGAAGAGATCCGACGGGCGACCCGCACTTTCACGGAGTCCGAGGAGGCCATCACCTGCTGGGCGATGGGCCTCACCCAACACCGAAACTCCGTAGCCACGATCCGCGAAGTCGTAAACCTCCATCTCATCACCGGCAAAATTGGGCGTCCCCGCAGTGGACTTTGCCCCGTCCGGGGCCACAGCAACGTTCAGGGTGATCGCACCATGGGCATCTGGGAGAAAATGCCAGAATCCTTCCTCCAAACCTTGGAAAATGTATTCGACTTTCAGGCACCCCGAGAACATGGCTACGACACGGTCGACGCGATTCGAGCCATGCACGCCGGCCAAGTTCAGGTGTTCTTCGGCCTCGGAGGGAATTTTCTCTCCGCCTCACCGGACACCCACTATACCGCAGCCGCCCTCCGCAAATGTCGCCTCACGGTCCAAGTGTCCACAAAGCTCAATCGAGGACACTTGGTCACGGGCGATCGAGCCCTCATCCTCCCCTGCCTGGGACGAACCGAGACCGACCTTCAAGCCAGTGGCCCGCAATTCGTTACCACCGAGAACTCAATGGGCGTCATTCAAAGCTCCGAGGGACGTCTTGAACCAGCCTCCCCTGACCTCCTCAGCGAGCCCGCGATCATCTGCCGACTCGCTCGCGCGACCTTGGGAGAACGATCAACAACCCCATGGGAATCCTTTGAGGAGAACTACGACCGCATTCGCGAAAAGATCGAGGCAGTCGTTCCCGGGTTTGAGGATTTTAACCAAAGAGCCCGTCGCAAGGGAGGATTCTATCTCCCCAACGGGGTCAAGGAACGAGTTTTTGAAACCGATAGTGGCAAGGCAGAATTCTCGATCAATCCGCTCTCGCCGATTCAATTGGAGGAGGGCCAACTCCTGCTGCAAACCTTCCGCAGCCACGACCAGTTCAACACCACTATTTACGGAAACAACGACCGCTACCGCGGAATCCAGAATGAACGCCGCATAATCTTCATGAACCGCGAGGACATGAAGGAACGGAACCTCGTCGCCGAACAACCCGTTAATATCACCAGTCACTTTCAAGGAGTCGAACGAACCGCCGAACTCTTCCTCGTCATTCCCTACGATACCCCGAAGGGATGCGCCGCTGCCTATTACCCGGAGGCCAATGTTCTCGTCCCCGTAGAGTCCGCCGCCGAAACGAGCCAAACCCCGACCTCAAAGTCGATCGTCATCACCGTGGCTGCACATCGGTAA
- the fdhD gene encoding formate dehydrogenase accessory sulfurtransferase FdhD, whose product MIASKAQAQSAPAVRSTIKVIRQRIEGNLAHSPETDFLAIEDPLELSLCSQSGGSWVERNFSVTMRTPGNDEELIYGLLYAEGIIQRAEDIKEIDFTADNDHAAPNRARIRLREGLDASAKTKERHFAVHSSCGACGTVSLGHLEIPKSLRIEDPVEVDSEWIHSLPRQMREQQNTFEQTGGLHAAAIFSSDGQLEVVREDIGRHNALDKAIGTNLLNQRSPCTGQTLCVSGRMSYEIIQKALIARIPIIAGVGAPSSLAVALANDFNLTLIGFLRDHRYNLYSCPERIRTAP is encoded by the coding sequence ATGATAGCCTCCAAAGCTCAAGCGCAATCCGCTCCCGCCGTTCGATCGACCATCAAAGTCATTCGTCAGCGGATTGAGGGCAATCTCGCTCATTCGCCCGAGACGGATTTCCTCGCAATCGAAGATCCTCTTGAACTCAGCCTATGCTCACAGTCGGGCGGATCCTGGGTGGAGAGAAATTTCTCGGTAACGATGCGCACACCGGGGAATGATGAGGAATTGATCTACGGACTCCTCTATGCAGAAGGGATCATTCAGCGGGCCGAAGACATCAAAGAGATCGATTTTACGGCCGACAATGATCACGCCGCCCCGAATCGGGCCCGAATCCGCTTGCGGGAGGGCCTCGACGCCTCCGCCAAAACAAAGGAACGCCACTTCGCAGTTCACTCCAGCTGCGGCGCCTGTGGCACGGTCTCTCTCGGCCATCTCGAAATTCCCAAGTCGCTCCGGATCGAGGATCCAGTCGAGGTGGATTCCGAATGGATTCACAGCCTCCCCCGGCAAATGAGGGAACAGCAAAACACCTTCGAACAAACCGGAGGACTCCACGCCGCGGCGATCTTTTCCTCCGACGGTCAACTCGAGGTCGTTCGCGAAGACATCGGACGCCACAACGCCCTCGACAAGGCCATTGGAACCAACCTCCTGAATCAGCGGTCCCCCTGCACGGGCCAGACTCTTTGCGTCAGTGGCCGCATGAGCTACGAAATCATTCAGAAAGCCCTCATCGCCCGAATTCCCATCATCGCCGGCGTTGGTGCGCCTTCCAGCCTCGCCGTTGCTCTTGCCAATGATTTCAATCTCACCCTCATTGGTTTCCTTCGGGATCACCGATACAATTTATACAGCTGCCCAGAGCGCATCCGCACCGCCCCATAA
- a CDS encoding glycosyl hydrolase family 32, with protein MNSFPHPNDLNNNQPIQVPYLKQIPDIIELQPGRQLFLDDYLWEAHRTSMSPCYHQPAKFSGNPILWPETAEETDPRFPPCAIAKSGGVWFDDRYQLFKMWYMTGYLGYAALAISRDGIHWERPSLDIVPGTNLILPQEVHPDSGSVIIDHNATGDEPRYKMLMREPNPVGPPWIDNFEALLYTSKDGVHWDFRGKSGPMDDRSTMYYNPIRQKWVQSIRKWHPLACRARYYHEGDHFLESARWTEESMTPWMRADCLDHGKYFPAQLYNFDAIAYESMMIGFHQILHGPNNPHGESRGEPKLTELYLSSSRDGCHWYRPDRQPFIPARREYGSWEFGYVESSAGMCCIVGDELWLYYSAYGGDPNRITEDWRTNGMYSNGAMGLAKIRRDGFASMRPNYPGSELQTRRMRFKGRHLFVNATTVGSRLSVAAIGTDEKPIPGLSHEDCLGFVGNSTCAQIRWKNKDLYSLEEEGVRFHFKLDRGDLFSFWMTDNLEGKSGGFTAAGGPGYTNGRDT; from the coding sequence ATGAATTCATTTCCTCACCCCAACGACCTCAATAACAATCAACCCATTCAAGTCCCCTATCTAAAGCAAATCCCGGACATAATCGAACTCCAACCTGGCCGACAACTTTTTCTAGACGATTATCTATGGGAAGCTCATCGAACAAGCATGAGCCCCTGCTACCACCAACCCGCCAAGTTCTCTGGGAACCCCATTCTCTGGCCGGAGACGGCAGAGGAAACCGACCCTCGATTTCCTCCGTGTGCCATTGCCAAAAGTGGAGGCGTCTGGTTCGACGATCGCTACCAGCTCTTTAAGATGTGGTATATGACCGGCTACCTCGGCTACGCAGCCCTAGCCATCAGCCGCGATGGGATCCATTGGGAACGCCCCTCTCTCGACATAGTCCCGGGCACAAATCTAATTCTCCCCCAAGAAGTTCATCCAGATTCTGGCAGTGTCATCATCGACCATAATGCGACCGGTGATGAACCTCGCTACAAGATGCTGATGCGCGAACCCAATCCCGTCGGCCCACCATGGATCGACAATTTTGAAGCGCTTCTTTACACCTCCAAGGATGGAGTCCACTGGGATTTTCGGGGGAAGTCCGGACCTATGGACGACCGCAGCACGATGTATTACAACCCAATTCGGCAAAAATGGGTGCAAAGCATCCGAAAGTGGCATCCGCTAGCCTGTCGTGCACGCTACTACCACGAAGGAGATCATTTCCTGGAAAGCGCTCGTTGGACCGAAGAAAGCATGACCCCTTGGATGCGGGCCGACTGCCTCGATCACGGCAAATATTTCCCGGCCCAACTCTACAATTTCGATGCCATTGCCTACGAGAGCATGATGATCGGATTTCACCAAATCCTACACGGTCCGAACAATCCTCACGGTGAATCTCGGGGCGAGCCCAAACTCACTGAACTCTACTTAAGCAGCAGTCGCGACGGATGCCATTGGTATCGACCAGACCGCCAGCCTTTCATTCCCGCCCGTCGTGAATACGGTTCATGGGAATTCGGATATGTGGAATCCAGCGCAGGCATGTGCTGCATCGTTGGAGATGAACTCTGGCTCTACTATTCGGCTTATGGCGGCGATCCCAACCGTATTACAGAGGACTGGAGAACCAACGGCATGTATTCGAACGGAGCAATGGGCCTGGCCAAGATTCGCCGCGACGGATTCGCCTCTATGCGCCCCAACTACCCTGGAAGTGAACTTCAAACAAGGCGCATGCGATTTAAAGGCCGACACCTTTTCGTCAACGCCACTACGGTTGGGTCCCGTCTGAGCGTCGCCGCGATCGGCACCGATGAAAAGCCTATCCCCGGTCTCTCGCACGAGGATTGTCTCGGGTTTGTTGGCAACAGCACATGCGCACAGATCCGTTGGAAGAATAAAGACCTCTACTCCCTGGAAGAGGAAGGGGTTCGGTTCCATTTCAAATTGGATCGAGGCGATCTCTTCTCATTTTGGATGACTGACAATCTGGAAGGAAAAAGCGGAGGATTTACAGCCGCAGGAGGGCCAGGATATACAAACGGACGAGATACCTGA
- a CDS encoding AraC family transcriptional regulator — protein sequence MSDDALAVWDSVIRDYGFESKGSHYAGHSYLIHQSSFGVGAEFQFPSEDYRWNGMERGGSETNRWFTFQWTLEGEGELRVEDKVFAQGPGQAFLVPIPSEHEYRVSPSGNGWKFFYLFLKDTHWVVDRLTRAVSDWVYTFPVEGGSRFQSETLRVIELMFSGHLDDPFEAEKAALCWMLEVERHLYQLKHPEDPRKELLFIADKFYRENQQRSFGVEDFAQVLGMGRAQASMHFKQITGISPAAYFNELRLKDAISLLRQGFKLQYIARETGFADANHLCKVFRRVYHMSPGQFKKIHAINRVLEVDDVADRLITDRQ from the coding sequence ATGTCTGACGATGCGCTTGCAGTTTGGGATTCCGTAATCCGCGATTATGGGTTCGAGTCGAAGGGGTCCCACTATGCGGGGCACTCTTATCTAATCCATCAGAGCAGTTTCGGTGTGGGGGCCGAGTTTCAGTTCCCGTCCGAGGACTATCGATGGAATGGCATGGAGCGAGGAGGCTCGGAAACGAATCGGTGGTTTACCTTTCAATGGACTCTGGAAGGCGAAGGAGAGCTTCGAGTAGAAGACAAGGTCTTTGCTCAGGGACCGGGCCAGGCCTTTTTGGTCCCGATCCCCTCAGAGCATGAATATAGGGTGTCCCCTTCGGGAAATGGATGGAAGTTCTTCTACTTATTCCTGAAGGATACGCATTGGGTGGTCGATCGGCTGACACGCGCTGTTTCGGACTGGGTTTACACCTTTCCGGTTGAGGGAGGATCTCGCTTTCAATCTGAAACGCTGCGAGTGATCGAGTTGATGTTTTCGGGTCATCTGGATGATCCATTCGAAGCGGAGAAGGCTGCGTTGTGCTGGATGCTTGAGGTCGAGAGGCACTTGTATCAGCTCAAGCATCCGGAGGATCCCCGGAAGGAATTACTTTTTATTGCGGACAAATTCTACCGGGAGAATCAGCAGCGTTCGTTTGGAGTAGAGGATTTCGCTCAGGTGCTGGGGATGGGACGTGCTCAGGCATCGATGCATTTCAAGCAGATTACCGGAATCTCCCCCGCTGCCTATTTCAATGAGTTACGTCTCAAAGATGCGATCTCACTTCTGAGGCAGGGGTTTAAGCTCCAATATATTGCCCGGGAGACCGGCTTCGCGGATGCGAACCATTTGTGTAAGGTATTTCGCCGCGTTTATCATATGTCGCCCGGACAATTTAAAAAGATTCATGCGATCAACCGAGTATTGGAAGTGGATGATGTGGCGGACCGCCTGATTACAGATAGACAATAA
- a CDS encoding TIM-barrel domain-containing protein, with translation MSLETPKIAGVDDIVSLGIFQWRILDGSLTIRDSAGQSFLLRSENASYFQPVVNGRRLSTELVSVSREGGSVILRYAAEGLEEMLVEFTGTEDRLGVDCSCTLRFSEKVELNRIEIFPPGTELNAYDVVNFRNRHYTPATWPELNVGSALDTGTYSDDWQFAPHPTALLFRRDRHALFCGFLDLQPSFGMSLSVKRGEVESWFLDFGDRPHGWQIPGGENLFVGRMRLFTRSNVEVHQMFAQFGDMLIEEKIIPDAQEKVFHDWWREPIYCTWNDQRMLSNGQFEAELVDQTADSVSSALEQLNESMVRRAVEVIQREKIPVRTILLDEGWNVARGDWRPHTQRFPDLRRLVNDLHERGFKVMVWWNWAEIAKDAKIPSHELAEGGWLNRRGFRWRDYSDRKIQESYLKPLMRTFFSDGPGCYDLDGVKTDFLADKVHPENPLCDSSWRGEEQYFLKVFDLFYSEMKRHKPEALHLGCAGNYWLSPYIDLNRTYDVHTSNWREHEERARMLKSTCPGVTVSYDMHEFDESLDEYFASASRMQACVEVGNVLALRDNFFSKPRVADSEHWEVLRRGCAG, from the coding sequence ATGAGTCTGGAGACCCCCAAAATCGCAGGGGTGGACGACATTGTCTCTCTGGGGATATTTCAATGGAGAATCTTGGATGGTTCCTTGACGATCCGCGATTCGGCTGGGCAGTCATTCCTTCTGCGTTCGGAGAACGCTTCATACTTTCAGCCTGTGGTCAACGGACGCAGGCTTTCAACGGAACTAGTGTCTGTCTCACGGGAGGGGGGCTCTGTCATCCTGCGCTATGCGGCGGAGGGTCTGGAAGAGATGCTGGTAGAGTTTACCGGGACGGAAGATCGGCTCGGGGTGGATTGCAGCTGCACGCTTCGGTTTTCGGAGAAGGTTGAACTGAATCGAATCGAGATTTTTCCTCCGGGCACGGAGTTGAATGCCTACGATGTCGTGAATTTCCGGAACCGGCATTATACTCCAGCGACGTGGCCTGAGTTGAATGTAGGTTCGGCCTTGGATACGGGAACCTATTCGGATGATTGGCAATTCGCTCCACATCCGACGGCTCTTCTCTTTCGACGGGATCGGCATGCGCTGTTTTGTGGTTTTCTCGATTTGCAGCCTAGCTTTGGAATGTCCCTGAGTGTCAAGCGAGGGGAAGTTGAAAGCTGGTTCTTGGATTTTGGCGATAGACCTCACGGATGGCAGATTCCGGGTGGTGAGAATCTTTTTGTTGGCCGGATGAGACTATTCACGCGCTCGAATGTCGAGGTGCATCAGATGTTTGCCCAGTTCGGAGATATGCTGATTGAGGAAAAAATCATCCCGGACGCTCAGGAGAAGGTCTTTCACGATTGGTGGAGAGAGCCGATTTATTGCACTTGGAACGATCAACGAATGCTGTCCAACGGACAGTTCGAAGCGGAGTTAGTCGACCAGACTGCCGATTCGGTATCCAGCGCGCTGGAGCAATTGAATGAGTCGATGGTTCGTCGGGCTGTAGAGGTTATTCAGCGCGAGAAGATTCCGGTTCGGACAATTTTGTTGGACGAAGGTTGGAATGTTGCGCGGGGTGATTGGAGGCCTCACACCCAGCGTTTTCCCGATCTTCGGCGATTGGTAAATGATCTCCATGAGCGTGGATTTAAGGTCATGGTTTGGTGGAATTGGGCTGAAATCGCCAAGGATGCAAAGATTCCCTCTCACGAATTGGCTGAGGGTGGATGGCTCAATCGAAGGGGATTTCGCTGGCGGGATTACTCCGATCGAAAAATTCAGGAGAGTTATTTGAAGCCTTTGATGCGAACGTTTTTCTCAGACGGACCCGGGTGTTATGATCTTGACGGGGTGAAGACGGATTTTCTTGCCGATAAGGTGCATCCAGAAAACCCGCTTTGCGATTCATCTTGGCGCGGCGAGGAGCAATATTTTTTGAAGGTTTTCGATCTGTTTTACTCAGAAATGAAGAGGCATAAGCCAGAGGCGTTGCATTTGGGTTGCGCGGGAAACTACTGGCTTTCGCCCTATATCGATCTAAACCGGACCTACGATGTTCATACCAGTAATTGGAGGGAGCACGAAGAGCGTGCCCGCATGTTAAAGAGCACCTGCCCGGGGGTCACCGTCTCGTATGACATGCATGAATTTGATGAATCTCTTGACGAATACTTCGCATCGGCTTCCCGAATGCAGGCCTGCGTTGAGGTGGGGAATGTATTGGCTCTTCGCGACAACTTCTTTTCAAAGCCTCGTGTAGCAGATTCAGAGCACTGGGAGGTGCTTCGGAGAGGTTGTGCTGGGTGA
- a CDS encoding LamG-like jellyroll fold domain-containing protein has translation MNYPNLKTYCRFPGSGKIRSSLLAAACLVGATVEAEMLYYLPFDDGTSFSLANSGSQGGVASVSSGSPSGSTSQLPSSLGGGASLYLGNSVTSISLPNSTDVLRQDTAGAQMTLSTWFYVDSATPAWIDFLSVNGQSGWQYSMSGGTGANARKLRITANGVQRYSSNQFALGEWVQLVATWDTSVGYDAFIDGTYSDFNQDNAFSAGGPYTDSILLKGGQAPIYFDDLAIWNGILTDGQARSLSQAPEQLTGYNAGIMNSLFEEWETGAAGGSTVIVDDLEWDYASGFDTTGKSAGDVWQEGGNYYIWLDGEGAEVSGVSAAIPEPSAYAGWIGLMSVLLLLIRRKSRE, from the coding sequence ATGAATTACCCCAACTTAAAGACTTACTGCCGGTTTCCCGGTTCAGGAAAAATTCGTTCCTCTCTTCTCGCTGCGGCCTGTTTGGTGGGGGCAACGGTGGAGGCCGAGATGCTCTATTATTTGCCTTTCGATGATGGCACCAGTTTCAGCTTGGCCAATAGTGGGAGCCAGGGTGGGGTAGCTTCTGTCAGTAGCGGATCACCCTCGGGGTCTACATCGCAACTTCCTTCGTCACTAGGGGGCGGGGCTTCTCTCTATTTAGGTAATTCGGTTACATCAATCAGTTTGCCGAACAGTACCGATGTTTTGAGACAGGATACTGCTGGGGCGCAGATGACTCTTTCGACTTGGTTTTATGTGGATTCCGCCACACCTGCATGGATCGATTTCTTGAGCGTGAATGGTCAGAGCGGCTGGCAGTATTCAATGTCTGGAGGCACTGGCGCAAATGCGCGAAAATTGAGAATTACGGCGAACGGAGTCCAGAGGTATTCTAGTAATCAGTTTGCTTTGGGCGAATGGGTTCAGCTGGTCGCAACCTGGGACACTTCTGTAGGATATGATGCCTTTATTGACGGCACTTACAGTGATTTCAATCAGGACAATGCATTCTCAGCGGGCGGGCCTTACACTGATTCGATTCTTCTTAAGGGAGGACAAGCGCCGATCTATTTTGATGATCTTGCTATCTGGAATGGGATTCTCACAGATGGCCAAGCCCGTTCGCTGAGCCAGGCTCCCGAGCAGCTGACGGGGTATAACGCCGGAATTATGAATTCCCTCTTTGAGGAATGGGAAACTGGCGCTGCGGGTGGTTCGACGGTGATTGTAGATGACCTGGAGTGGGATTATGCTTCCGGTTTCGATACGACGGGGAAATCCGCCGGAGATGTTTGGCAAGAGGGCGGGAACTACTACATTTGGTTGGACGGAGAAGGAGCAGAAGTTTCCGGTGTCTCCGCAGCGATACCCGAACCTTCCGCCTATGCGGGATGGATTGGGTTGATGTCGGTTCTGCTTCTTCTGATCCGTCGGAAATCTCGGGAGTGA